A region from the Lemur catta isolate mLemCat1 chromosome 7, mLemCat1.pri, whole genome shotgun sequence genome encodes:
- the ESAM gene encoding endothelial cell-selective adhesion molecule, whose protein sequence is MTSLPRPPATNLLRLLFLGLSTLASPSRAQLELHVPASLARLQAVEGAEAVLPVWYTLQGEVSSVQGLKVFLIWLFKQEGKEQVQLLSRFNGNTTSKNPRASLVYSKPSWNVSLHLRVLQETDTGSYSCSVNLLDSQNRDRGSSIKTLELNVLVPPAPPSCHLLGVPRVGANVTLSCQSPRSKPAAQYQWERPPPSAQVFFAPVSDATRGSLRLTNLSTSMSGVYICKAHNMVGSARCNVTLEVSTGPRAAVVAGAVVGILIGLGLLAGLVLLYQRWGKSLEEPANDIKEDAIAPRTLPWPKGSDTISKNGTLSSVTSARALRHPPSRPGALTPTPSISSQAPPSLKLPRTDGAHPKPTSPSPGGVSSSALSRMGAVPVMVPAQSQAGSLV, encoded by the exons ATGActtccctgcccaggcccccGGCAACCAACTTGCTGCGGCTTTTGTTTCTGGGGCTGAGTACCCTCG CGTCCCCCTCGCGGGCCCAGCTGGAGCTGCACGTGCCGGCCAGCCTCGCCAGGTTGCAGGCAGTAGAGGGAGCAGAAGCGGTGCTCCCGGTGTGGTACACCCTGCAAGGGGAGGTGTCTTCGGTCCAGGGGCTGAAGGTGTTCCTGATCTGGCTCTTCAAacaggaagggaaggaacagGTCCAG CTGTTGTCCCGCTTCAATGGGAACACAACGTCAAAAAATCCGAGAGCATCCCTGGTCTACTCCAAGCCCTCCTGGAACGTGTCCCTGCACCTGCGGGTCCTTCAGGAGACAGACACCGGCTCCTACAGCTGTTCTGTGAATTTGCTGGACAGCCAGAACAGGGATAGGGGCTCCAGCATCAAAACTTTAGAACTCAATGTGCTGG TTCCTCCAGCTCCTCCATCTTGCCATCTCCTGGGTGTGCCCCGTGTGGGGGCCAACGTGACCCTGAGCTGCCAGTCTCCAAGGAGTAAGCCTGCTGCCCAATACCAGTGGGAGCGGCCGCCCCCATCCGCCCAGGTTTTCTTTGCACCAGTTTCAG ATGCCACCCGTGGGTCTTTAAGGCTCACCAATCTTTCCACTTCCATGTCTGGAGTCTATATCTGCAAGGCCCACAATATGGTGGGCAGTGCCCGGTGCAATGTGACCCTGGAAGTGAGCACAG GGCCTAGGGCTGCGGTGGTAGCTGGAGCTGTTGTGGGCATCCTGATTGGATTGGGGCTGCTGGCTGGGCTGGTCCTCTTGTACCAACGCTGGGGCAAGAGCCTGGAGGAGCCAGCCAACGATATCAA GGAGGATGCCATTGCTCCTCGGACCCTGCCCTGGCCCAAGGGCTCAGACACAATCTCCAAGAATGGGACCCTTTCCTCTGTCACCTCAGCACGAGCCCTGCGGCATCCCCCTTCCAGGCCTGGTGCACTGACCCCCACACCCAGTATCTCCAGCCAGGCCCCGCCCTCATTAAAACTGCCCAGAACAGATGGGGCCCACCCTAAGCCAACATCCCCCAGCCCTGGTGGGGTTTCTTCCTCTGCCCTGAGCCGCATGGGTGCTGTGCCTGTGATGGTGCCTGCCCAGAGTCAGGCTGGGTCTCTGGTGTGA
- the MSANTD2 gene encoding myb/SANT-like DNA-binding domain-containing protein 2 isoform X2 has protein sequence MEDYSQEDWGNHSQDLHGYPTDQELDEIPVTKRTLKIKQESSEEAQKRDIMQNIVQILESVQLKWELFQSWTDFSRLHLSNKLAIFGIGYNTRWKEDIRYHYAEISSQVPLGKRLREYFNSEKPEGRIIMTRVQKMNWKNVYYKFLEITISEARCLELHMEIDWIPIAHSKPTGGNVVQYLLPGGIPKSPGLYAIGYEECIERPLSPHMERCSTDAGKEGCVDLETLSAQASLQVEIEPSRITYCYLGIAEVRTLQQCLFLHFQANTKTFNKDWVGINGFLSQNCIVDPGVSPKSIYIKFVEVERDFLSAGSLVECLEKAIGYPLKFNN, from the exons ATGGAGGACTATTCACAGGAGGACTGGGGAAACCACAGTCAGGATCTCCATGGCTATCCAACAGATCAGGAATTGG ATGAAATACCTGTCAcaaagagaacattaaaaataaaacaagagtctTCTGAAGAAGCACA gAAGAGAGACATCATGCAGAACATTGTACAGATTTTGGAATCGGTACAGTTGAAATGGGAACTGTTTCAGAGCTGGACAGACTTTTCAAGGCTCCATCTTTCTAATAAACTGGCCATTTTTGGAATTGGTTATAACACTCGTTGGAAAGAGGATATTCGTTACCATTATGCTGAGATCAGCTCCCAGGTGCCCCTTGGCAAGCGACTTCGGGAATACTTCAACTCTGAGAAGCCTGAGGGGCGGATCATTATGACCCGAGTGCAGAAAATGAACTGGAAAAACGTTTACTACAAATTTTTAGAGATCACTATTAGTGAAGCTAGGTGCTTGGAGCTGCACATGGAAATTGACTGGATACCCATTGCCCACTCGAAACCAACTGGTGGGAACGTTGTTCAATATTTATTGCCTGGAGGCATTCCTAAAAGCCCAGGCCTTTATGCCATTGGCTATGAAGAATGTATCGAGAGGCCCCTCTCACCCCACATGGAGCGATGTTCCACAGATGCAGGAAAGGAGGGCTGTGTTGACCTGGAAACCCTTTCGGCACAAGCCTCGTTACAGGTGGAAATAGAACCCTCCCGAATTACCTATTGCTACCTCGGGATTGCTGAGGTCAGGACTCTGCAGCAatgcttatttttacattttcaagcAAATACCAAAACCTTCAACAAAGATTGGGTTGGTATTAATGGGTTTTTGTCTCAGAACTGTATTGTGGATCCCGGAGTTTCCCCCAAATCCATCTATATCAAATTTGTAGAAGTAGAGAGGGATTTTCTTTCCGCTGGCTCTTTAGTTGAGTGCCTGGAAAAAGCCATTGGATATCCCTTAAAATTTAACAACTGA